The DNA region ACACCGGGATCTCGTAATGCTTGCAGAACGGGTGAAGCTCCACAAACTGCGGAGCGATACCGATAGTCACGCCCGACTCCTGCATCACAAGTTCGGCGGCCGAAGCTATCTGTCCTGCCGCATTGCCCGCTCCTTCGCGGTATGACTTGAAGTTCACCAGGATAAGCGGAGACGACATTACTTCCTCTTCACCTGAAGAACATCGCCGAGCGTGGTGGATGCGACGCCGCCTGCCTGAAGCTTGTCGTCGTCATCGGACACATCCAGAAGAACGATGCCGAGCTCCTTTTCGAGCTTCTTGCGTTCTGCCTCTGTCGGGGCACGCTCGCCGCGTTCGAACTTCTTGATGTCTCCTTCCTGCATCTTCAAAATGAAGGCAAGATCCTTCTGGGTATAGCCTTTGGCAAGACGGGCCGATGCGATCCGCTGGGGGTAATCCTCCACGATATCGCCCTCGATGAAATCGAACATATCCCGCTTGCGGTTCGCCTGCTGACTGGCCTGGGACGGCGACTTGGCCTTGGTCGTAATGACCGGGCGGCCGAACGACTGGACCGGAGCACGCGGTGCCTGGACCTCGGTCCCAAGCTTGGCGCACTTGTCGCAGACTCTCATCGGCTTTGCTCCCTCGATCTGCACCAGTTTGCCTTTCTTACTCAGTGCTACCCCGCATAACTCACAATATTCTGTCTGCATGATATACTCGCTCATCTATATTTTCCCTCGCATACATTAACCCTTTTCCTATCCGGCAATACTCTCTGTCGGTGAATGGACGGAAATGAGGGCGAAAACTGCGGGAAAAAATCCGCGGCATGCAAAATGTATCCTTTCGAAAGATACTTTACTGCATTCGTCAGATATACCAAACATAGGGGTATTTTTATGACTGAATCTGGGCAGGATGACAATCAGGATGTGATCACGCCGATCATCTCCGTCGAACCGGTTATGTCGTCGGATGAGCTTGCACAGCTCAGAAAAACCAACATTGCCCTGGAAAGCCGCAACTATGAGCTGCGGGAAACGGTCAGACAGCTCAGGCTGCAGGCGGCGGCAACGGAATCTGAAAGGGATCAGTATAAACGCGAGGCGAAACGGCTGAAAGGCGATCTGGAACAGTACCGCACCCCGCCGCTCGTGATCGGGACGATCGAAGCCCTCGCGTCGGATGAACGAGTTATTGTAAGGAGCACGACCGGGCCGCAGTTCCTCTCGAAGGTAAGCGAGACGGTCGACCCAAAAGAGATAATCCCCGGGAGACAGTGTGCCCTGCATCCGCAGTCCTTCGTCCTTATCGAGGTCCTGCCGAACAAATACGATACTCTCATCTCCGGCATGGAGGTCGAAACGGCGCCGAACGTCAGCTACGCAGATATCGGCGGACTCGAACTCCAGAAGACCCTCTTACGCGAAGCAGCGGAACTGCCGCTCCTGAAACCCGATCTGTTCGCAAAAGTGGGTATCGAGCCGCCGAAAGGCGTGCTTCTCGTCGGGCCGCCGGGAACCGGCAAGACCCTGCTTGCAAAAGCGGTATCCCACGAGACGAACGCCGCCTTCATCCGTGTCGTCGGCTCCGAACTCGTGCAGAAGTATATCGGCGAAGGGGCACGGCTCGTTCGGGAACTGTTCGCTCTCGCACGAGACAAGGCTCCCGCGATCATTTTTATCGACGAGATCGACGCGATCGGATCGTCACGAAGCAACGATGCCTACTCGGCAGGCGATCACGAAGTGAACCGGACCCTGATGCAGCTTTTGTCCGAACTGGACGGATTCAATACGCGGGGGAACGTGAAGATCATCGCGGCCACGAACCGGATGGATATCCTCGATCAGGCGCTCTTACGCCCCGGACGGTTCGACCGGATCATCGAGTTCCCTCTCCCTGATGAAGCGGGACGGGCAATGATCCTGGCGATCCACACGAAGAATATGCATCTTGCAAAGAGCGTCTCGCTTGAAAAGATCGCGGCCGAGACCCCGAACATGAACGGATCGGAGCTTATGGCGATCTGCGTGGAAGCCGGCATGAATGCCGTTCGAAACGGCAGGACGAGGGTCAGCGGCGAAGATTTCGCCAAAGCGATCGAGGCGGTCAGAAAGGGACGAACTGAGAAGATCATGCCCCTCCCTGACGGGATGTATTCATAATTTTTTTTATAATTTTTTTCGTACTTTTTTTGGTGGGTGCATCTTCGCACGTCATTGACTTGATCGGCTGAAGCCACCCACTGCGGGGCAAGCCCGCCCATCACACGAAATGCACGAAAAACACACAAAAACACGAAAAAGAAAAAGACGAGAGATGTGGGCATGCATATCATTCCCCCCTGCCATCCACACGAAACTGTCGAAAATCAACGAAATTCACGAAAAGGGGGGCCGCGGTGAAGGGCAGATCAGTGGTATATCTTTTGACCTGCGTGCACGGTTGATATTTATTCGTATGGACCTGAAAATAAAAGTGTAATAACACGAAGAAAGTTAGTTGCCGTTTACATCCGTCCCTATCCCCCTTTTCGTGAATTTCGTTGATTTTCGAAAGTTTCGTGTGGGGGATAGGTTGGCTGCGAAGCTGACAACCTCAGTCGAGCAAGTCGATAGACTGGGGAGGAGACTGGGGAGGGGGTCACATGTATCTCGCCTCCCGGATTTTTACTTTTCGTGTTTTTGTGTGTTTTTCGTGCATTTCGTGTGATGAGTAGTACCACTCAATAAATCCATTACAAGAAACCTGGAAAAAGGAACAAGAATCATTCGCAACCACCCGCAAACATTTTCCATATTTTTTCACCGCAGGGCGTCACTTTAAAAGGGGTCAGCACTATCACGGCAGGCTTATTACATCGCCAAAGCAAACACAAATTAATGATTCATATTATCCCTAAACCGACCGATACTCCAACCGACAACTCCACCGGCATGGTCCAGGAAGAACTGAGAAGACGCGGCGTTCCGTTCGTCAACCTCGACCTTGCGGCCGTCGATCCGTTCGATCTCCCGGTGTTTGGAGAAACGATCTGGGCATGCGGGATAAAACAGGACGGCGTCCAGTTCGAACTTCTCAAAGCCCTCGAACTGGAAAACCACGTGATCAACTCCCCGGAAGCGATCGCGATATGCGCAAGCAAAGTTACGACGACCGCAAAGATCCTCCAGTCGGGAGCGCCGAGTCCGGCCACCTGCTTTACGAACAGTAAGGCAAAGGTCCAGAAGTTCGTCGATGCACACGGGGGGAAAGCCGTCTATAAACCGGTCTACGGATTCGACGGGAACGGGATCTATCTCTTCCACTCCGCCGATGAGATCAAAGAAGAGCCGCCCTACTACGTGCAGGAATACGTCAAAAACGACCGGGACTACCGGATCTTCGTCATCGATTATGAAGCAGTAGGAGCGATCAAACGCGAATCCCCGCACCTTACCCACAATATCCATCAGGGTGGATGCGGGCAGGCCGTCGAGATCCCAAAAGACATGGCTGAAGCCGCAGAGGGAGCGGCCCGGGCGGTCGGCATCGACTACTGCGGGGTCGATCTTCTGCCTCTCGAAGACGGCGGCTACACTGTTCTCGAAGTAAACGGCACTCCGAACTGGCACTGCATGACTGCACCGATCCCCAAACTTCTTGCCGATTATCTGATCCGCCAGGACAAAGAAGGCAGGAAATAATTAAATAATTCCCAACTCTATTTCTCATATGAACAAATCTCTTCTCACTCCCCTTATTATTGGGATCATTTTCCTCTGTATCGTCACCGCGGGATGTGTGACCACGTCTTTTGTAACCGGGTCGGAGACGCCGGACGTGGGCACGAATGCGCTTGACCCGATCTTTGGAACATGGACCG from Methanocorpusculum labreanum Z includes:
- a CDS encoding proteasome-activating nucleotidase; this translates as MTESGQDDNQDVITPIISVEPVMSSDELAQLRKTNIALESRNYELRETVRQLRLQAAATESERDQYKREAKRLKGDLEQYRTPPLVIGTIEALASDERVIVRSTTGPQFLSKVSETVDPKEIIPGRQCALHPQSFVLIEVLPNKYDTLISGMEVETAPNVSYADIGGLELQKTLLREAAELPLLKPDLFAKVGIEPPKGVLLVGPPGTGKTLLAKAVSHETNAAFIRVVGSELVQKYIGEGARLVRELFALARDKAPAIIFIDEIDAIGSSRSNDAYSAGDHEVNRTLMQLLSELDGFNTRGNVKIIAATNRMDILDQALLRPGRFDRIIEFPLPDEAGRAMILAIHTKNMHLAKSVSLEKIAAETPNMNGSELMAICVEAGMNAVRNGRTRVSGEDFAKAIEAVRKGRTEKIMPLPDGMYS
- a CDS encoding ATP-grasp domain-containing protein, producing MIHIIPKPTDTPTDNSTGMVQEELRRRGVPFVNLDLAAVDPFDLPVFGETIWACGIKQDGVQFELLKALELENHVINSPEAIAICASKVTTTAKILQSGAPSPATCFTNSKAKVQKFVDAHGGKAVYKPVYGFDGNGIYLFHSADEIKEEPPYYVQEYVKNDRDYRIFVIDYEAVGAIKRESPHLTHNIHQGGCGQAVEIPKDMAEAAEGAARAVGIDYCGVDLLPLEDGGYTVLEVNGTPNWHCMTAPIPKLLADYLIRQDKEGRK
- a CDS encoding multiprotein bridging factor aMBF1, with amino-acid sequence MQTEYCELCGVALSKKGKLVQIEGAKPMRVCDKCAKLGTEVQAPRAPVQSFGRPVITTKAKSPSQASQQANRKRDMFDFIEGDIVEDYPQRIASARLAKGYTQKDLAFILKMQEGDIKKFERGERAPTEAERKKLEKELGIVLLDVSDDDDKLQAGGVASTTLGDVLQVKRK